In one Arachis duranensis cultivar V14167 chromosome 9, aradu.V14167.gnm2.J7QH, whole genome shotgun sequence genomic region, the following are encoded:
- the LOC107464092 gene encoding receptor-like protein EIX2: MFNSSSLVTSNSMMVHCDEKDESILLKFKHEVTDPSDVLSSWSSDEEKDCCQWRGVHCDNITHRVTKLHLPCDTIQSDEILDQDNEKQHCLTGQIPQSMSGMSFLEVLNLSCNNFEGKIPLGTQLEGFTNLSYAGNPKLCGPPLTKLCPQDEKLPNEKQKREDDDDDSSEVCSWFFMGLGIGFATSIWGVLGAILFNRKFRHGYFRFLNIFYDILIRKLKPIS; this comes from the exons ATGTTTAATTCATCATCACTAGTCACGTCTAATTCCATGATGGTTCACTGTGATGAGAAGGATGAGAGCATATTGCTCAAGTTTAAACATGAAGTCACAGATCCCTCTGATGTACTCTCATCTTGGTCTTCTGATGAAGAAAAAGATTGTTGTCAATGGAGAGGAGTTCATTGTGATAACATCACACACAGAGTTACAAAGCTTCATCTCCCTTGTGATACAATCCAATCTGATGAAATTCTTGATCAAGATAATGAGAAACAGCACTGTCTAACAG GACAAATTCCTCAGTCCATGTCTGGTATGTCTTTTCTTGAAGTCTTGAATCTCTCATGCAACAATTTTGAAGGCAAAATCCCATTGGGAACACAACTTGAGGGTTTCACAAACCTTAGTTATGCTGGAAATCCAAAACTTTGTGGACCTCCACTCACAAAACTTTGCCCACAAGATGAGAAACTACCAAACGAAAAACAGAAgagagaagatgatgatgatgatagctCTGAAGTTTGTTCATGGTTTTTTATGGGGTTGGGAATTGGATTTGCCACAAGCATTTGGGGAGTATTGGGTGCTATTCTTTTCAACAGAAAATTCAGACATGGTTATTTCAGATTTCTAAATATATTCTATGACATTCTGATCCGCAAGCTCAAACCCATTTCCTGA